The following are from one region of the Prionailurus bengalensis isolate Pbe53 chromosome A2, Fcat_Pben_1.1_paternal_pri, whole genome shotgun sequence genome:
- the CCR2 gene encoding C-C chemokine receptor type 2, whose translation MGDNDTLALFSYPMLSTPQSLFTTGNQGGNEEPTTNYDYDYSAPCQKTDVRQNAVRLLPPLYSLVFLSGFVGNLLVVLILVNCKKLRSMTDVYLLNLAISDLLFLFTLPFWAHYAANGWVFGDAMCKTVTGLYHVGYFGGNFFIILLTVDRYLAIVHAVFALKARTVSFGAVTSAVTWAAAVVASLPGCVFNKLQWEDSFYSCRPSFPPGWKTFHAVTRSVLGLVLPLLVMIVCYSAILRTLFRCRNEKKKHRAVKLIFVIMIVYFLFWAPNNIVLLLSTFPESFNVSDCQSTSQLDQAMQVTETLGMTHCCINPIIYAFVGEKFRRHLSVFFRKHIAKHLCKQCPVFYGETADRVSSTYTPSTGEQEVSAGL comes from the coding sequence ATGGGCGACAACGACACGCTTGCCCTGTTCAGCTACCCCATGCTGTCCACACCCCAGTCTCTGTTCACAACCGGCAACCAGGGGGGCAACGAGGAACCCACCACCAATTACGACTACGATTACAGCGCACCGTGCCAGAAAACCGACGTGAGGCAGAACGCGGTCCGGCTCCTGCCTCCGCTCTACTCACTCGTGTTCCTTTCGGGCTTCGTGGGCAACCTGCTGGTCGTCCTCATCCTCGTCAACTGCAAAAAGCTGAGGAGCATGACTGACGTCTACCTGCTCAACCTGGCCATCTCCGACCTGCTCTTCCTCTTCACCCTCCCCTTCTGGGCCCACTATGCCGCCAACGGGTGGGTCTTCGGGGATGCGATGTGTAAGACGGTCACCGGGCTCTATCACGTCGGGTACTTTGGCGGAAACTTCTTCATCATCCTCCTGACCGTCGATAGGTACCTGGCTATCGTCCACGCTGTGTTCGCTTTAAAGGCCAGGACGGTCAGCTTTGGGGCGGTGACAAGCGCGGTCACCTGGGCGGCGGCCGTGGTCGCCTCTCTGCCGGGGTGCGTCTTTAACAAGTTGCAGTGGGAAGACTCTTTTTACTCCTGCCGCCCTTCTTTCCCGCCAGGGTGGAAGACTTTCCACGCAGTCACGAGGAGCGTCTTGGGCCTGGTCCTGCCCCTGCTCGTCATGATCGTCTGCTACTCGGCCATCCTCAGGACCCTGTTCCGGTGTCGGAACGAGAAGAAGAAGCACAGGGCCGTGAAGCTCATCTTCGTGATCATGATCGTTTACTTTCTCTTCTGGGCCCCCAACAACATCGTCCTCCTGTTGAGCACCTTCCCGGAGTCCTTTAACGTGAGTGACTGCCAGAGCACCAGTCAGCTGGACCAAGCCATGCAGGTGACGGAGACCCTGGGCATGACGCACTGTTGCATCAACCCCATCATCTACGCCTTCGTCGGGGAGAAGTTCAGAAGGCATCTCTCCGTGTTCTTCCGAAAGCACATCGCCAAGCATCTCTGCAAACAGTGCCCGGTCTTCTACGGGGAGACCGCGGATCGAGTGAGTTCCACATACACGCCTTCCACAGGCGAGCAGGAGGTGTCCGCGGGCTTGTAA